ACTGCCAATTTTTGCATATGTATGTTCTCTCATTAACATCTACCTTACATTGATCAGCATATCCACCACTAACCTGGAATCTACCCCTACTAGCCATCAACACTGAATACTGACTTGCATCAGCcttgatttcatcaaacactCTTGTAGCATATGTAGTCAAAGGTCCATTACATTTAGCTATGACTTTGTAAACCACAACAATTTTTTTTCATCAGATATTCTCTAATATACTCAAGACAGGTGATTATTGGTTTGTCTCTCCCCTTTACAAGCTGGTTGTTGAATGACTCACACATGTTATTCAATAAGACATCAGTCTTGGCCCTACCTGTCAAACAGAACATTGAACAtttaaaacataacaaaaaaAACTGTTAGTATGTAATGAAACAAACCAAACCTGTGAAATGTGATCTTGCCCAGGATTTTAGTGGAATATGGCTTAACCAGTCAAAAAAGTCACTGTCAAGCAGTCTTATGGCATTCATTTTTCTGTTAAACTGTGGCTTTGTAGTAGCACATGCAGCATCCCATAACATTTCCTTGAATAAATTGCCACTCCATCTTGGTTTCATATTCTTGTGGATGTGTCGTAAACAGAACCTATGCTCTGCCAATGGGAATATCTTTGCAAGTGGTGGTATTAAACCCCATTATGCACACATGACAATGTTAATTCAAACCAAGACTGAATAATAAACCAATACTGCATAATAAACAAGACTACATAAGGAACCAATACTACATAATAATCAAGACTGCATAATAAACCAAGACTGCATAATAATCAAGACTGCATAATAATCAAGACTGCATAATAAAGAAGACTGCATAATAAACAACTAACCTTTTGTCTATCAGATATGAATGTGAAGTAGGACTGTTGATCAAGACCTAAGTCATCTCCAAGATTCCCTAAGAACCACTCCCAACTGATTTTAGTTTCAGCCTCAACTATTAAGTATGGAACAGGATATATCCCGTTGTTTGAATCAATTCCAACAGCTGACAGTACTTGCCCAGGGAATGGGCCCTTCATGAAACACCCATCTAATCCTAAAATCCGCCTCCCATTTACCTTGAACCCTTCTTTGAGAGCACCCAAACATATGTAAATTCGCCTGAACTGTCTTGTTGGACTAGCATGGTTGCACTCCCTTTCCACATGTATCTTAACTGTTGTGCCAGGATTGGATCCAAGGAGCTCTTCACAATATTCCCTTAAAATAGAATATTGAGCTTTGAAATCACCTTCTATTCTGTGTAAAGCCATTACCTTTGCCCTGAATGTCTTCTGCAAACTTAACTGAATCTGGTTTTTCTTCTCCAAATGGTCTTGGAGTGCCAACAGTGGAATTCCTGGGTTGGAACCTAATATGCTCTCCACTTCTCTTGCTATAGCAGATACAGTGTATAACCTAACCTTTCTTATGGTCAAACAAGTATGATTATCAAGGAAAGTTTTTACACACCATGGCTGCTCATTTCGAGATCTAGAAACATGAAGAACCCATTCACATGTAGGCTTTGGAAACCTAACCATGGCTGATTACCTTTTATAATTTATTAAGTTTTGTATTTGTATAAATACCTAATATGAATTGCATGATATACATATTTTTATTACTTATTTAAAAACTATATGAGACTATCAAGAAAACCCTCCAAGTGATGATGTATCTTTGATCTCATCTGGATCTGTCAAGATCTAGGAAACCATGGTGAAACAAGACGTACCTTGCGAATAATAAAAACTTAgtaaaatttatatttaagttaACAAGAGTCCCCAAAATCATAGGATTTGATTTGGTTATATTCTTGTTGGTTGTTTACCCTTTTGCGAATACAAATTTTGAAGCACCATGTACAAATGAAACAAGGCATTTTAGAGGGGGGAAACTTGGACATTGTCCAAAGTTTTAAGACACTTTGAGGGCAATCTAGACATTTGATCCTTGGAATCCATGCCCACTTATATCTTCCATTAATCGAATTAAATTAAgtaattaaaaaaaagttttaagAATGACACTAATTATCTTCATAAATTAATTATAAGGAACTCTTAAGCTCTTGGAAATAATGCATTCAATTGAATTCACTAATTGATtaaattaaagaaattaattgATGAGTAAAttacgagttttgtcctttatgtttacaccaaattgcaggcgctgtcctttagcgcaaaagttgacaaattttgtacttaatgttctaaaatcttgcacgttatgtcctttaggccaaacccagttagattttttggttaaatctggtcatgtgcctttTTTTTGTACACAAAAGCCCCTTGTGGATTCTCACGTTTACAAAAAAGAAATTGAAAGATGGAATTTTTAACATGACTTGAGCATTATCCACAAGAGTGATAAGTGGAATAATCTTCAAATAACGATCGATTTCATTTTGGGCCTTTCTGAATTGCTAAACTATATTCCATCCCATGGCAAGCAAGTATAGGTAGCTTCGATCTTGACAACTATTGACTAGAATGTAAGACCTCCATAACGCTTCCTCGAGTTGCTCCAATGGTTCACGGGTCTCCGGATACCTTTTCAGTTGTTGTAAAAGATTCCCAATTAACTTCAAATGCATTGCAAACTGCTTGTACTTTTTCTTGTGCATACGCGTCGTGCTAGCCACTTGAACAATCATCCCTATCAGCCGCACCGCATCTAGCCCGGTTAATTGGGCCACATTTGCTATCTCCCCAAAGTGATCCCATGCTCTTTCCATTCTTCACCCTCTTCAAATCAGTTACCCTaattttcttatctttctcaAATTGATCAGTTCATCTCAATTTGCTATTTTCTCAAAGGTTATGTTTTTCTTGTGTAGATTCTCAAACAATTGAACAATCCCCTTGATAATCAACAACAAAATCTGGTTTAAAAAATTGTCAAATAATTGAAAATAAACCATTCATCAAAGATCTCATAGATTCCATGTTAAAGCTTTAACTTTCTTTGTCTAATGAAAGTGAAAGATTTACCAAAAGAGAAacaagtaataataataataataataataataataataataataataataataataataataataataataataataataataataataataataataatggaagCTGCATCTCCAGGAGTCAATCTGTTCTACCATCTACAAAttgaaagagaagagagagagagagagcatgTGAGGGAGGAAGAGAGAGAGTGCAAAGTTcttttattatgtttttattttgtacaCAATAGCCCCTTAATATTAGTTGTTGTACATAATAATCCCTGAAGAGATGAAAAGGCaataatgccctcatgtgcaaggcacatgaccagatttaaccaaaaaatcaaACTTAGTTTgacctaaaggacataacgtgcaagattttggaacattaagtacaaaacttgtcaacttttgcgctaaaggataacgcctgcaatttggtgtaaacataaaggacaaaacttgtaatttactcttaattgattaaataaattaaagggtaaattactttttgagtccctgtgttttatgtgttttaactagttgagtccaaaagcaaaaagtttaacgagcTGAGTCCCATAAGCaatttctttaaccatttgagtccatttTTTGGATGTCTGTTAAGTCAGCTGTTAAGTCCCCCCACGTGTAGTCCACGTGAGGGGTATTTTCGTCCATTTAAGCTCCTGTGTCTCTCTTTATAAAGGTTCCCCTTTCATATTCTTCCACAAAAACTAAAAACCTTAAATCTTCAACATGATCTCTCCCTTTTATCTTCTTCCACAAAATTAAAACCCTAAATCTTCATCATGATCAATCAGGTTGTTTGCGCATGTGGGTATGCAACTATCATTCGAACCTCATGGACTGCAAAAAAATCGAGGGAATCGATTCCATTGTTGTGCAAGAGAGGTAGTTGATTTGATATAACGATCTACAGGTAAAGAACCCTAATTCTTGTGTTTTATGGGTTGCAGGGAACTAACTGTGGGTTCGTAAGTTGGGTTGAACCTCCACTATGTGCACGAGCAATGGAAATCATACATGGATTACTAAGATCCATCGACGGTCATGAAGAAATGGCAAGAAAAAAGGACCTCGAAGTGAAAAGGTTGAAGATTGTGTTAGGGGTTACTTGGGTTTTGTGTGTAATGTATATGTTGTCGGCATGAAAGTTGTACCCTTCTTATCCTATTGACCTTTTTTGTCAAAATTATTGTAAATGGCCAGTGGGGATGTCTTTTGTACCAAATATGTTGCTAATGAAAACAAGTTATGTTTCGGCTAGCAACAAGTTACGTTTTGGTTATCTGACAACTTACGTTTTGACTTATGTTTATGCACTGTACAGTGTACCAAGTATGATGCTAATGACAACAAGTTACTTTGTGTTTGTCTATCGGACAACTAACGTTTTGGCTATCGGACTGTTTCCTTTACTAAACCAATTACCACAACCTAAAAAATGTAAACAAAAGACATGACCAAACTAAAAGACATTACTGGGAATAAAAGACACTACCTGGAAAAATCAGACATGACCTAAACAATAAGACACATTACCAAACCAAAAGACATTACCTGGAAACAAAACTGATGACCTAAACAAAAGACACATTACCAAACCAAAAGACACTTCAAACATTACATAAAAAAGCATCCAAAAGTACAATATCTTAGTTAAGTTACCAAAGTTGCATAACATTacatactaaataacaaaagcaTCATATGTCTAACAAGATAAGAGTCTAAAGATCAGCACTTTGTGAAGCAGTTTGACTAGCCTTGGCTCCTCTTCCAACCCTCCCACCTCTACCAGCCTTGGCCCCTCTTCCAGCCTTGGCCCCTCTTCCACCCCTCCCACCTCTTCCAGCCTTGGTTGTTTGAGTCTCACCTTGAGCTGCAGTTTGACCCTGAGCTTGAGCTGTTGTTTGACCCTGACCTTGAGCTGCACCCTGACCTTTGCAGCTCCTCTTATTATGGCCAACATTCCCACATTTCTTGCAAGTTTTAGGCACTCTTTCCTTGTCATTTTCCCCTTCTTGACTATCAAAAGCTCAGAAATATCCACCTCtgacttctttcttttcttcttgggCCTTCCCACTAGAGTATGATGAATTGGAGGGGTTAGGATTGTTGGGCATTCTGAAGGTGCCTAGTACTCTCTCCCACTGATACGTTTAATTGGGTGCATGTGAACATTTTCCAGGTTTGAAGCCAATAAACCTTATCAACCCATGACTCTAAAACACCCACATTCATACCATTCCTTGCCATATCCCATATGGCAGCTACACCatgtttacatggcatacctgttaACTGCCAATTTTTGCATGTGCAGGTTCTCTCATTAACATCTACCTTACAATGATCAGCATATCCACCACTAACCTGGAATCTACCCCTACTAGCCATCAACACTGAATACTGACTTGC
This genomic stretch from Helianthus annuus cultivar XRQ/B chromosome 8, HanXRQr2.0-SUNRISE, whole genome shotgun sequence harbors:
- the LOC110870063 gene encoding uncharacterized protein LOC110870063, with the translated sequence MVRFPKPTCEWVLHVSRSRNEQPWCVKTFLDNHTCLTIRKVRLYTVSAIAREVESILGSNPGIPLLALQDHLEKKNQIQLSLQKTFRAKVMALHRIEGDFKAQYSILREYCEELLGSNPGTTVKIHVERECNHASPTRQFRRIYICLGALKEGFKVNGRRILGLDGCFMKGPFPGQVLSAVGIDSNNGIYPVPYLIVEAETKISWEWFLGNLGDDLGLDQQSYFTFISDRQKS